A region from the Gammaproteobacteria bacterium genome encodes:
- a CDS encoding Crp/Fnr family transcriptional regulator — translation MRKLKLLQDMPVFGGVREDILNLLLRLAPVIPIPAGGFFFREDDQARSMFVLKEGKVAIFKTWKHRSVTLGCLGKGDCFGEMALIDLFPRSASAQAEEDCLAIELTAATLFEVYNEDMAQFTLIQMNLARELSRRLREANERLFRALAEIDEDGKKPVDIHLGNPPNL, via the coding sequence ATGCGCAAGCTTAAATTGTTGCAGGACATGCCGGTATTCGGCGGCGTACGCGAAGATATATTGAACTTACTACTGCGGCTGGCGCCCGTTATTCCTATCCCCGCGGGCGGTTTCTTTTTTCGAGAGGACGACCAGGCGCGCTCTATGTTCGTGTTGAAGGAAGGTAAAGTCGCCATCTTCAAGACCTGGAAGCATCGCAGCGTTACCCTGGGCTGTTTGGGTAAAGGCGACTGCTTTGGCGAGATGGCGCTGATCGATCTCTTTCCACGCAGTGCCTCCGCGCAGGCGGAGGAAGACTGTCTCGCGATCGAACTGACAGCGGCCACGCTTTTCGAGGTCTATAACGAGGATATGGCGCAGTTCACCTTGATTCAGATGAATCTCGCCAGGGAACTCAGCCGTCGGCTTAGAGAAGCAAACGAACGCCTGTTCCGTGCGCTCGCGGAGATCGACGAGGATGGAAAAAAGCCCGTCGATATCCACCTGGGGAACCCCCCTAACCTTTAA
- a CDS encoding TonB-dependent receptor, translated as MGLIWDILPSTTLRAAAFSTVKRPFAASQTVEPTQVAGFNQFFDDVDGTKTRRYGVGIDHTLSADLFGGIELSWRDLEVPILQLNFDERTLAFNLEDEEEQLHRAYLYWTPAPRWAFSAEAQREQFERTDEVGDTLRPTALTTHRIPLVANYYHPNGLFARFGATYVDQDVDSLAGGESEGEENFWTADATGGYRLPNRLGIAELSVRNVFNEDFRFEDTNFQLGEPRISILQPERQIFVRLIVSF; from the coding sequence TTGGGTCTCATCTGGGATATCTTGCCGTCGACAACCCTGCGGGCGGCGGCGTTCAGCACAGTCAAACGTCCTTTTGCGGCGAGCCAGACAGTAGAGCCTACGCAGGTAGCCGGTTTCAATCAATTCTTTGATGATGTAGACGGCACGAAGACCCGGCGTTATGGCGTCGGTATCGACCACACACTCTCCGCTGACCTATTTGGTGGCATTGAGCTGTCTTGGCGCGACCTGGAAGTTCCTATACTTCAGCTGAATTTTGACGAGCGCACCCTGGCGTTTAATCTGGAGGACGAAGAGGAGCAGCTTCATCGAGCCTATCTTTACTGGACGCCGGCGCCGCGTTGGGCGTTTAGCGCAGAAGCCCAGCGCGAACAATTCGAGCGAACCGATGAGGTCGGGGATACACTTCGTCCAACCGCCCTCACGACGCACCGCATCCCGTTAGTCGCGAACTACTATCACCCGAACGGACTGTTCGCTCGATTTGGCGCCACCTATGTGGATCAAGACGTGGATTCGCTGGCTGGCGGTGAAAGTGAGGGGGAAGAAAATTTCTGGACCGCCGATGCGACGGGTGGTTACCGACTGCCGAATCGCTTGGGTATCGCTGAATTGAGCGTCAGAAATGTCTTCAATGAAGATTTTCGGTTCGAAGATACGAATTTTCAGCTCGGAGAGCCGCGCATTTCGATACTTCAGCCGGAGCGCCAGATCTTTGTTCGGCTTATCGTCTCGTTTTGA
- a CDS encoding Crp/Fnr family transcriptional regulator — protein sequence MNADVLTPAGPSPEDIQFIARCGVNRTYPRRAVIVTEGSETDSLYVIMEGRVKIYASEAAGKEIILNVQGPGEYFGELALLDAGQRSASVMTLEPVRLACVSRAAFSACIQQNPAVAFRLIRDLAQRVRVLTELVKNLALNDVYGRVARTLMNLAEEREGRLTIAERFTHQDIASMVGASREMVSHIMKDLTTGGYVEIKDRKFTIARPLPRAW from the coding sequence ATGAATGCCGACGTTTTGACACCCGCAGGACCCTCGCCCGAGGATATTCAGTTCATCGCCCGATGTGGTGTGAACCGCACCTATCCCCGACGCGCCGTGATAGTGACCGAGGGCAGCGAAACAGACAGTCTTTACGTGATCATGGAGGGGCGGGTAAAAATCTATGCCAGCGAAGCCGCGGGCAAGGAAATCATCCTGAACGTACAGGGACCCGGCGAGTATTTCGGCGAACTGGCGCTGCTCGACGCCGGCCAGCGATCCGCATCCGTCATGACCCTGGAACCCGTCCGGCTCGCGTGTGTTTCACGCGCGGCCTTCAGCGCGTGCATTCAGCAGAATCCGGCGGTGGCTTTCAGACTCATTCGCGATCTAGCGCAGCGCGTGCGCGTCCTCACCGAGTTGGTCAAGAACCTCGCATTAAACGATGTCTATGGCCGCGTAGCGCGCACCTTGATGAATCTGGCTGAGGAGAGGGAGGGTCGGCTGACAATCGCCGAGCGGTTTACGCATCAGGATATTGCCAGCATGGTAGGCGCATCGCGCGAGATGGTAAGCCACATCATGAAAGACCTGACGACCGGCGGATACGTCGAAATCAAGGACCGCAAATTTACCATCGCCCGGCCACTGCCGCGTGCCTGGTAA
- a CDS encoding adenylate/guanylate cyclase domain-containing protein, translated as MTFTLPRHAVNKRLVKSLVLGSFMGLLGLVCSALPLIERLELDLGLATLFHLRGARAPPDEVVIVSISGASSRILGLPNEPEAWPRSLHGRLVRNLTDKGARMIAFDLIFDQPGRGREDRAFAQAMRAADNVVLFEYLRLSKQQLVGADGDTPISLVSSDISIEQRIPPIPTFARAAAAVAPFPLPEVRAKVSQVWLFKPGAGDAATLPVVALLEYARSHYRAFVAAITKTWRALEPGAELPLLPGGNDGATIQASALRALLRAHPRLVLALRERLVAREHGMDTQARRVMLALLHAHLRGDSRFIDFYGPPHSVTTVPYYEALKPCTVHTMSGRPIDLRNKAVFVGFAEQSYPEQRDDFYTVFSRTDGLDLSGVEIAATSFANLLDNRGVRPLEAPWWALSILCRGLGVGMLLFWLPGSAAVGGAGFLAVTMAGTAYALFSTYGIWLQLLVPLAVQLPAAMAGALLWQRLDSRRESRRLHRTLGLYLPRGATEALARHAGDVASLGGRSLQGVCMATDAARYTRLSESMQPDALRALLNQYFDVLFAPVRRHGGDVSDVVGDAMLAIWSRGPAPALREAACRAALEIIAALDDFNRTNGEARLPTRIGLHCGPIQLGNVGAVDHFEYRAVGDVVNAASRIEGLSKHLGTRILVSAAMVEDLPGFITRELGEFRLAGKTQSLVIYELLATTGQEADRYRGLREAFARGLHAFRARDWLAAIAAFNACLEHTADDGPARYYLELCQRYQRKPRPANWHGVVSMRRK; from the coding sequence ATGACATTCACACTGCCAAGGCATGCGGTAAACAAGCGACTCGTCAAATCGCTGGTGCTGGGAAGCTTCATGGGTCTGCTCGGGCTCGTGTGCTCCGCCCTGCCGCTGATCGAGCGCCTGGAGCTTGACTTGGGTCTGGCCACGCTGTTTCACCTGCGCGGCGCGCGGGCGCCCCCCGATGAGGTCGTAATCGTCAGCATCAGCGGTGCGTCTTCACGAATACTTGGTTTGCCCAACGAACCCGAAGCCTGGCCGCGCTCGCTGCACGGGCGCCTGGTCAGGAATCTCACGGACAAAGGCGCGCGCATGATCGCATTCGACCTTATCTTCGACCAACCTGGCCGTGGGCGAGAAGATCGTGCTTTCGCCCAGGCTATGCGAGCAGCCGATAACGTGGTGCTGTTTGAGTACCTGCGCCTGAGCAAGCAGCAGCTTGTCGGCGCCGATGGCGACACGCCCATATCGCTCGTAAGCTCGGACATAAGCATCGAGCAAAGGATTCCTCCCATTCCGACGTTTGCGCGCGCCGCGGCGGCGGTCGCTCCCTTTCCGCTTCCGGAGGTACGCGCCAAGGTGAGCCAGGTATGGTTGTTTAAGCCGGGCGCGGGGGATGCCGCAACGCTGCCGGTGGTGGCGTTACTGGAATATGCACGTTCGCATTATCGAGCTTTCGTTGCGGCTATAACCAAGACCTGGCGCGCGCTGGAGCCGGGGGCAGAGCTTCCGCTGCTGCCAGGCGGCAATGATGGAGCAACGATTCAGGCGTCGGCGCTACGCGCGTTGTTACGCGCTCATCCCAGGCTTGTCTTGGCGTTGCGTGAGCGGCTTGTCGCGCGCGAACATGGCATGGACACGCAAGCCCGCCGCGTCATGCTCGCGTTGTTGCACGCGCACCTCCGGGGCGATTCCCGCTTCATCGACTTTTACGGTCCGCCGCACAGCGTCACCACGGTGCCGTACTACGAAGCATTGAAGCCCTGTACTGTCCACACTATGAGCGGCAGACCAATCGACCTGCGCAATAAAGCGGTCTTCGTGGGTTTTGCCGAGCAATCGTATCCGGAACAGCGAGACGACTTCTACACAGTTTTTTCGCGGACGGATGGGCTGGACTTAAGCGGCGTGGAGATCGCCGCCACGAGCTTCGCCAACCTGCTGGATAACCGCGGCGTGCGCCCGCTTGAGGCGCCGTGGTGGGCGCTGTCAATCCTGTGCAGGGGCCTCGGTGTCGGCATGCTATTGTTCTGGTTGCCCGGCAGCGCTGCGGTCGGCGGCGCCGGATTTCTGGCCGTAACCATGGCAGGAACGGCGTACGCTCTATTCAGCACTTACGGCATCTGGCTGCAGTTGCTGGTGCCATTGGCCGTACAACTTCCAGCGGCGATGGCCGGGGCATTGCTGTGGCAACGTCTGGATAGCCGCCGCGAGAGCCGGCGTCTGCACCGCACGCTGGGATTATATTTGCCCAGGGGCGCGACCGAAGCGCTCGCCCGGCACGCTGGCGATGTGGCCAGTCTCGGCGGCCGATCGCTCCAAGGTGTGTGTATGGCGACCGATGCCGCGCGCTACACCCGGCTCTCCGAGAGCATGCAACCGGATGCGCTGCGCGCGCTGTTGAATCAATACTTCGACGTATTGTTTGCGCCCGTACGCCGGCACGGCGGGGACGTATCCGATGTCGTTGGCGACGCGATGCTGGCGATCTGGAGTCGTGGTCCGGCACCGGCGCTGCGCGAGGCCGCTTGCCGCGCCGCCCTGGAAATCATAGCCGCGCTGGACGACTTCAATCGCACCAACGGCGAGGCCCGTTTACCGACGCGCATCGGCCTGCATTGCGGCCCGATTCAGCTCGGCAATGTCGGCGCTGTGGATCACTTCGAGTATCGCGCCGTGGGCGACGTCGTCAACGCGGCGTCCCGCATCGAAGGCTTAAGCAAACATCTGGGCACCCGCATTCTGGTCTCAGCCGCGATGGTGGAGGACCTGCCCGGATTCATCACGCGCGAGTTGGGTGAATTTCGGCTGGCCGGCAAGACACAATCATTGGTCATCTATGAGTTGCTGGCGACGACCGGCCAGGAAGCTGACCGATACCGCGGGTTGCGGGAGGCGTTTGCGCGTGGCTTGCACGCATTCCGCGCTCGCGATTGGCTTGCAGCCATAGCCGCCTTCAACGCTTGCCTGGAACACACCGCCGACGATGGACCCGCGCGATATTATCTTGAGCTTTGCCAACGTTACCAGCGCAAGCCGCGACCGGCCAACTGGCACGGTGTGGTGTCCATGCGCCGCAAGTAA
- a CDS encoding FecR domain-containing protein, translated as MAQCITSVAEAVSVQGTVEVWRADQSFWERLTRGDSLCAGDRVRADSHARAGILLGGHTLMRLDQRTTLTFPAAPTQRTWLELLKGALHFISRTPQRLEVETPFVNAAIEGTEFALRVQDARTSVWVYEGRVVAENTGGVLALETGDAAVATRGAPPRPQVVLDPREAVKWALYYPPLLDLRTLDAGHARGTLAQSVERYRTGDVRGGLMVLKRVPNIARDARWFNIQTALLLSVGRVEAAQTAIANARERDPQSAAPLAYEAIIGLTQNRNEAARDLARQAVALAPASPIAHAALSYARQASFDLEGALASARRAIELAPNDALAWARLSELELARGYSDAAVRAAEKARAPDPAVARTQSVLGFVNLARIDTDQATHAFNTAIGRDEADPLPRLGLGLAKIREGDLDGGRRDIEIAASLDPSQSIARSYLGKAYFEEKRSALAAEQYTMAKELDPNDPTPWFYDAILKQTENRPIEALQDIQRSIELNDNRAVYRSRLLLDEDLAARSASQARIYRDLGFEQLALVEGWKSVNTDPSNYGAHRLLADSYSTLPRHEIARVSELLQSQLLQPLNITPLQPQLAESDLLILEGAGPSEPSFNEFNPLFTRDRLGLQVSGIGGSNETLGEEVTHYGLWGPFSYSLGQFHFETDGFRENNDLEHDIYNAFVQASISPQTSVQVEFRQEETESGDLRLRFDRDAFDNQRSNIREQSLRLGLHHELNLGHDIIASLVDTDLDSRLALGEEEVFAQNLEAGGAEVRYLYRNERMNLDLGGGRFDQTGDRAFFFPQETDVGIRHTNAYGYTDVNISPSLVGTLGLSFDAFESEAAPLSS; from the coding sequence ATGGCCCAGTGCATAACGTCAGTCGCGGAAGCCGTCTCCGTGCAGGGCACGGTGGAGGTGTGGCGCGCGGATCAATCCTTCTGGGAGCGCTTGACGCGCGGAGACAGTCTCTGCGCGGGCGACAGAGTCCGCGCGGACTCACACGCTCGCGCCGGTATCCTGCTGGGTGGCCACACCTTGATGCGCCTGGACCAGCGAACGACCCTCACTTTCCCTGCGGCACCCACGCAGCGCACCTGGCTGGAACTCCTTAAAGGGGCACTCCATTTCATCAGTCGCACGCCGCAGCGCCTGGAGGTGGAAACCCCATTCGTCAATGCCGCGATCGAAGGCACTGAGTTCGCGCTGCGGGTGCAGGATGCCCGCACGTCGGTGTGGGTCTATGAAGGCCGCGTAGTCGCCGAGAATACGGGTGGTGTACTCGCGCTCGAGACGGGCGACGCCGCGGTCGCGACCCGAGGCGCCCCGCCCCGCCCGCAGGTGGTGCTGGATCCGCGCGAGGCGGTTAAGTGGGCGCTTTATTATCCGCCGCTGCTCGATCTGCGAACACTTGATGCCGGCCACGCGCGCGGCACGCTTGCGCAGTCCGTCGAGCGTTATCGCACAGGCGACGTGCGTGGTGGGCTGATGGTGCTTAAGCGCGTGCCGAACATTGCACGCGATGCGCGCTGGTTCAACATCCAGACTGCCTTGCTGCTCAGCGTTGGCCGCGTCGAGGCGGCACAAACGGCAATAGCGAACGCGCGCGAACGCGATCCACAAAGTGCCGCGCCGCTCGCCTACGAAGCCATCATCGGATTGACACAAAACCGCAATGAGGCGGCGCGCGATCTCGCCCGGCAGGCCGTGGCGCTGGCGCCTGCATCGCCCATTGCGCACGCGGCGCTGTCTTATGCGCGGCAAGCGTCGTTTGATCTTGAAGGTGCGCTCGCCAGCGCCCGGCGCGCCATCGAGCTCGCCCCCAACGACGCGCTGGCATGGGCCAGACTTTCCGAGCTGGAGCTGGCGCGCGGCTACTCCGATGCCGCGGTTCGCGCCGCGGAAAAAGCGCGGGCTCCCGATCCGGCCGTGGCGCGCACGCAATCGGTGCTGGGCTTTGTAAATCTAGCGCGCATCGATACTGACCAGGCAACCCACGCTTTTAACACTGCCATCGGGCGCGATGAAGCCGACCCACTACCTCGCCTAGGCCTGGGTCTCGCCAAGATACGCGAAGGCGATCTTGACGGCGGCCGCCGCGATATCGAGATCGCCGCGAGTCTCGATCCAAGTCAATCGATTGCGCGCAGCTATCTGGGCAAGGCCTATTTTGAGGAGAAACGCAGCGCGCTTGCCGCCGAGCAGTACACCATGGCCAAGGAACTGGATCCGAACGATCCCACGCCCTGGTTCTACGACGCGATCCTGAAGCAAACCGAAAATCGTCCGATCGAGGCGCTGCAGGACATCCAGCGCTCTATTGAATTAAACGACAACCGGGCCGTGTACCGCTCGCGTCTCTTGCTAGATGAAGACCTCGCCGCGCGTAGCGCCAGTCAGGCGCGCATCTATAGGGACTTGGGCTTCGAGCAACTCGCGCTGGTGGAGGGATGGAAATCCGTCAATACCGATCCATCGAACTATGGCGCGCATCGCCTGCTGGCCGACTCGTATTCCACCTTGCCGCGTCATGAAATTGCGCGCGTCAGTGAGCTGTTGCAGTCTCAGCTCTTGCAACCACTCAACATCACACCCTTACAGCCGCAACTTGCGGAAAGTGACCTGTTGATACTGGAGGGCGCAGGTCCGTCGGAGCCCTCTTTTAATGAGTTCAATCCACTCTTTACCCGTGATCGGTTAGGCCTGCAGGTGTCCGGCATCGGCGGCAGCAACGAGACCTTAGGCGAGGAAGTTACCCACTACGGTCTGTGGGGCCCGTTTTCGTACAGCCTCGGCCAGTTCCACTTCGAAACCGACGGATTCAGGGAGAACAACGACCTAGAACACGATATCTATAACGCTTTCGTTCAAGCATCAATTTCTCCGCAGACAAGTGTGCAGGTGGAGTTCAGACAGGAGGAAACCGAGAGTGGCGACCTTCGATTGCGTTTCGATCGAGATGCGTTCGACAACCAGCGAAGTAATATTCGAGAGCAATCGTTGCGTCTCGGGCTTCACCATGAACTGAACCTAGGGCATGACATCATCGCTTCACTCGTTGATACCGATCTGGATTCCCGCCTAGCACTCGGGGAGGAGGAGGTTTTTGCGCAGAACCTCGAAGCTGGCGGTGCCGAAGTACGGTATCTGTACCGCAACGAGCGGATGAATCTAGACCTTGGCGGCGGTCGTTTCGATCAAACTGGCGACCGCGCATTTTTTTTCCCGCAAGAAACAGATGTGGGCATCCGGCATACGAACGCCTATGGATATACCGACGTCAATATATCACCGAGTCTAGTTGGAACCTTGGGACTGAGCTTCGATGCTTTCGAGTCTGAGGCGGCCCCTCTGAGCTCCTAG